One region of Lactobacillus johnsonii genomic DNA includes:
- the tsaB gene encoding tRNA (adenosine(37)-N6)-threonylcarbamoyltransferase complex dimerization subunit type 1 TsaB — protein sequence MKILSITTATNHLSVALNDGDKILEKNEEDHRNHSEHLDPLINELLRENDLTLKDIDRFAVAEGPGSYTGLRIGITTAKMFASILNKDLVGVSTLAALANGASDGLIVSELDARNKNFFAGVYRKADGKLENLVPDGHYHLDDLIDKVKELGLSEHVIFVGSSIEKYQDEIKDLLGSDNFTQDAGDNQIHAGEIGKLALNKEAVDPDKMVPKYLRRTQAEMDWHKKTGKAFGPDSDYVEEV from the coding sequence ATGAAAATATTAAGTATTACTACTGCAACCAATCATTTGAGCGTAGCTTTGAATGATGGAGATAAAATTTTGGAAAAGAACGAAGAAGATCATCGAAATCATAGTGAACATTTAGATCCTTTAATTAATGAATTGTTGAGGGAAAATGATCTTACTTTAAAAGATATTGATCGTTTTGCAGTTGCAGAAGGTCCTGGTTCTTATACTGGTTTAAGAATTGGAATTACTACTGCGAAGATGTTTGCTTCTATTTTAAATAAGGACTTAGTTGGGGTATCAACTTTAGCTGCATTGGCTAATGGCGCAAGCGATGGCTTAATCGTGAGTGAATTAGATGCTCGTAACAAGAATTTCTTTGCTGGTGTTTATCGTAAGGCTGACGGCAAGTTAGAGAATCTAGTTCCTGATGGCCACTATCATCTAGATGACTTGATAGATAAGGTGAAAGAGCTCGGCTTATCTGAACACGTTATCTTTGTTGGTAGCTCAATTGAAAAATACCAAGATGAAATTAAGGACTTGCTAGGTTCAGATAACTTCACTCAAGATGCAGGTGATAACCAAATTCATGCTGGTGAAATTGGAAAATTAGCTCTTAATAAAGAAGCAGTAGATCCTGATAAGATGGTGCCAAAATATTTGAGGCGTACACAAGCTGAAATGGACTGGCATAAGAAGACTGGAAAGGCATTTGGCCCGGATAGCGACTATGTTGAAGAAGTTTAG
- the rimI gene encoding ribosomal protein S18-alanine N-acetyltransferase, which yields MLKKFSLFFHPVEIDLSFTPFALRLDNETYQIMKASDENIADLLGLEQEVYFGRTPWSRFSFKSELKKHANSLYLVVYQGSTLVGFVGMRMQAQEGHITNIAVKPTYQRRGIGEFLLRTMIGIAQKNRAVQMTLEVRSDNYNAQSLYRKLGFKDNFIRKNYYTTEQADAISMIKELTD from the coding sequence ATGTTGAAGAAGTTTAGTTTATTTTTTCATCCGGTAGAAATCGATCTCAGCTTTACGCCCTTTGCATTAAGGTTAGATAATGAAACTTATCAGATTATGAAGGCTAGCGATGAGAATATTGCGGACTTATTAGGTCTAGAGCAAGAAGTGTACTTTGGACGGACGCCTTGGAGTCGATTCTCTTTTAAGAGTGAATTAAAAAAGCATGCTAATTCCTTGTACTTGGTAGTTTATCAAGGTTCGACTTTGGTGGGCTTTGTGGGGATGAGAATGCAGGCTCAAGAAGGTCATATTACCAATATTGCCGTGAAACCTACCTATCAAAGAAGAGGAATTGGTGAATTCTTACTGAGAACCATGATTGGGATTGCTCAGAAAAATCGCGCAGTTCAGATGACTTTAGAGGTACGCAGCGATAACTATAATGCTCAGAGTTTATATCGTAAGTTAGGCTTTAAGGATAACTTTATTCGGAAGAACTACTATACTACTGAACAAGCAGATGCGATTAGCATGATTAAGGAATTGACAGATTAA
- a CDS encoding folate family ECF transporter S component: MKTGIKKLDLQGLVTLALLVAMNVVLQKISFGPATVKVGLGFIGSALLAYYFGPFWGGIGAVLSDLLKSAVFGVEGGFFPGFILSAIVGVVIYAIFLYQKPIKWWRIIVSTLLVTLVVNVLMNTYWIHLLYGLDLRAAFLQRILKELITPWIQIVVLYVILNALQRVKIRR, translated from the coding sequence ATGAAGACAGGAATAAAGAAATTAGATTTGCAGGGCTTAGTTACTCTGGCATTGCTAGTAGCAATGAATGTTGTGCTACAAAAAATATCGTTTGGTCCAGCTACAGTAAAAGTAGGATTGGGATTTATTGGAAGTGCATTATTAGCTTATTATTTTGGCCCTTTCTGGGGCGGAATTGGTGCAGTACTAAGTGATTTGTTAAAATCAGCTGTTTTTGGCGTTGAAGGTGGATTTTTCCCAGGATTTATTCTTTCAGCAATAGTAGGGGTTGTGATTTATGCGATCTTCTTATATCAAAAACCAATTAAGTGGTGGCGTATTATTGTTTCGACTTTATTAGTTACCTTGGTGGTTAATGTCTTAATGAATACTTACTGGATTCATCTATTATATGGCTTAGATTTAAGAGCAGCATTTCTACAAAGAATTCTAAAAGAGTTGATCACTCCTTGGATTCAAATTGTCGTTCTTTACGTGATTTTAAATGCTCTTCAACGTGTTAAAATAAGAAGGTAA
- the tsaD gene encoding tRNA (adenosine(37)-N6)-threonylcarbamoyltransferase complex transferase subunit TsaD, which yields MTKKDVRILAFESSCDETSTAVIKNGREIESLIVATQIKSHQRFGGVVPEVASRHHIEVITQITKEALDEANATWNDIDAIAVTYGPGLVGALLIGVSAAKAASMATGIPLIGVDHIMGHIMAAQLKDEIEYPALALQVSGGHTEIVLMKDPIHFEIVGDTRDDAAGEAYDKIGRVLGVNYPAGKTIDEWAHRGKDTFHFPRAMMEDDDYDFSFSGLKSAFINTCHHADQIHEELDKYDLAASFQASVVDVLSHKTIRAIKEYKPKTFILGGGVAANHGLRDRLAEEIEKLPADIKPKVILPDLKLCGDNAAMIGAAAYNLYKAGKFSDENLNADPSLEVPYAESMLK from the coding sequence GTGACTAAAAAAGATGTTCGAATTTTAGCATTTGAAAGCTCATGTGATGAAACTTCAACTGCTGTGATTAAAAATGGTCGTGAAATCGAAAGCTTAATTGTAGCTACTCAAATTAAAAGTCACCAACGCTTTGGTGGGGTTGTGCCAGAGGTAGCAAGTCGTCACCATATTGAAGTAATTACGCAGATTACTAAGGAAGCCTTAGATGAAGCAAATGCGACTTGGAATGATATTGATGCAATTGCGGTCACCTATGGACCAGGTCTAGTTGGGGCACTTTTAATTGGTGTTAGTGCAGCAAAGGCTGCATCAATGGCAACTGGAATTCCGTTAATTGGTGTTGACCATATTATGGGACATATTATGGCAGCGCAATTAAAGGATGAGATTGAATATCCAGCACTTGCTTTGCAGGTGTCAGGTGGACATACTGAGATTGTCTTGATGAAGGATCCGATCCATTTTGAAATTGTGGGCGATACCAGGGATGATGCAGCTGGTGAAGCCTATGATAAGATTGGCCGCGTTTTAGGTGTTAATTACCCAGCAGGTAAGACAATTGATGAATGGGCACATAGGGGGAAAGATACCTTCCACTTCCCGAGAGCAATGATGGAAGATGATGACTATGACTTCTCCTTCTCAGGACTTAAGAGTGCCTTCATTAATACTTGCCACCATGCAGATCAAATTCATGAAGAACTTGATAAGTATGATTTAGCTGCCAGTTTTCAGGCTTCAGTTGTTGATGTGTTGAGCCACAAAACAATTAGAGCGATCAAAGAATATAAGCCGAAGACATTTATCTTAGGCGGCGGTGTCGCCGCGAACCACGGCTTACGCGATAGATTAGCAGAAGAGATTGAAAAGTTGCCTGCTGATATTAAGCCAAAGGTGATTTTACCCGACTTGAAGCTTTGCGGAGATAATGCGGCAATGATTGGTGCTGCTGCATATAACTTGTACAAGGCTGGTAAGTTTAGCGATGAGAATTTAAATGCAGATCCATCACTTGAGGTGCCATATGCAGAAAGCATGTTGAAGTAA